A single region of the Lotus japonicus ecotype B-129 chromosome 4, LjGifu_v1.2 genome encodes:
- the LOC130711267 gene encoding polygalacturonase At1g48100: MDHLIHGLLILWIITLTLFNHNLVNVEGRYHHLTNQKNISPAPDDPPNDPSPPSISPSFPSDPYPNDPQDSSSNGIFDVRSFGAVGDGSADDTPAFRAAWKAACEVESGVVLAPENYCFMITSTIFSGPCKPGLVFQVDSTLMTPDGPNSWPEADSLNQWLVFYKLDQMTFNGTGIIEGNGEKWWDLPCKPHRGPDGKTLSRPCVSPTMIRFFMSSNLKVIGLKIQNSPEFHMKFDGCQGVMIDDVSISSPKLSPNTDGIHVENSNDVGIYNSMISNGDDCISIGPGTSNVDIAGVTCGPSHGISIGSLGVHNSQACVSNLTVRDTIIRESDNGLRIKTWQGGTGSVSGLRFENVQMENVGNCIIVDQYYCMTKECLNQTSAVHVNDISYRNIKGTYDVRTAPIHFACSDYVACTNITLSEVELLPYEGELLDDPFCWNAYGTQETLTIPPINCLREGDPEEVGDLSAYQCS; the protein is encoded by the exons ATGGATCATCTCATTCATGGATTACTTATTCTCTGGATTATTACTTTGACACTTTTCAACCACAATTTGGTAAATGTGGAAGGAAGATACCACCATCTTACCAACCAGAAGAATATATCCCCTGCTCCTGATGACCCTCCTAATGATCCCTCACCCCCTTCAATTTCTCCTAGTTTTCCTTCTGACCCTTATCCAAATGATCCCCAAGATTCCTCTTCAAATGGTATCTTTGATGTGAGATCCTTTGGGGCTGTTGGAGATGGTTCAGCTGATGACACACCTGCATTCAGGGCAGCATGGAAAGCCGCTTGTGAAGTAGAGTCAGGGGTTGTTCTGGCTCCAGAGAATTACTGCTTTATGATCACTTCAACTATTTTTTCAGGTCCATGCAAGCCAGGACTAGTGTTTCAA GTAGATAGCACACTCATGACACCAGATGGACCAAATTCCTGGCCAGAAGCAGATAGCCTCAATCAGTGGCTTGTCTTTTATAAACTTGACCAAATGACTTTTAATGGTACAGGAATCATAGAAGGCAATGGAGAAAAGTGGTGGGATCTCCCCTGCAAACCTCACAGg GGTCCAGATGGAAAAACTTTATCAAGACCATGTGTCAGTCCCACT ATGATAAGGTTCTTCATGAGCTCCAATTTGAAGGTGATTGGACTGAAAATTCAAAACAGTCCTGAGTTCCACATGAAATTTGATGGCTGCCAAGGGGTAATGATTGATGATGTGTCCATTTCTTCACCAAAACTCAGCCCCAACACTGATGGAATCCATGTAGAAAATTCAAATGATGTTGGGATATATAACTCCATGATAAGCAATG GTGATGATTGCATTTCAATTGGACCCGGGACCTCAAACGTGGACATAGCTGGTGTTACTTGTGGTCCTAGCCATGGGATTAG CATTGGAAGCCTTGGTGTGCACAATTCCCAGGCATGTGTCTCGAACTTAACTGTTCGAGACACCATAATAAGGGAATCAGACAATGGACTCAGAATTAAAACATGGCAAGGTGGGACAGGATCTGTTTCAGGTTTGAGATTTGAGAACGTCCAAATGGAGAATGTGGGAAACTGCATCATTGTAGACCAGTACTACTGCATGACAAAGGAATGCCTGAACCAAACTTCAGCTGTTCATGTTAATGATATTTCCTACAGGAACATTAAGGGCACTTATGATGTGAGAACTGCACCTATTCACTTTGCTTGCAGTGACTATGTTGCCTGCACAAACATAACACTCTCTGAGGTTGAGCTTTTGCCTTATGAGGGAGAATTGCTTGATGACCCTTTTTGTTGGAATGCTTATGGGACTCAAGAGACCTTGACTATACCTCCTATTAATTGCTTAAGAGAAGGTGACCCTGAGGAAGTGGGTGATCTTTCTGCATATCAATGCAGTTAA
- the LOC130710759 gene encoding protein ECERIFERUM 26-like, producing MDAIVSIICKRTVVSTKPVQPGKYFPLSVLDRYMENNHIRMVYYYKTSGEGELGELTKKLRESLSEMLNHFPIVTGRLVRDEREHWMVKCNDAGVRMVEAKAKGSVEGWLKSVDREKELMLVFWEGMLHKTYYWSTFYVQLTEFEEGGLAIGLSCTHLLADPTCATRFMKAWAEISLGKKMIVPPTFHSLPSRSPGNKRPNNNPYMELINHYKSSIEKSISVLKEERYTTISLGFSDHMVQACISMAQTTGPSSRTPTPFEALSSLFWVTLSKIKRLRNGLIDMSICLDVRKALSLDHGFFGNCMLYNKVHIEGNLGESNKFSQAASAIRDVMAKMDTEGIMDLIEWFENNGVNSPTMMNGHDLVIASLEGVDPYLAVFHQDWLKPLRVSYYIKPVLGEGQVLILSAPHEEGPLGRVAMVTLKEEEALMLCEDELILQLSPTIFMKD from the exons ATGGATGCCATAGTAAGTATAATATGCAAAAGAACTGTTGTGAGCACCAAGCCAGTTCAACCAGGAAAGTACTTCCCTTTATCTGTATTGGATCGTTACATGGAGAACAATCACATTAGAATGGTGTATTATTACAAAACTTCAGGGGAGGGAGAACTTGGAGAATTAACCAAGAAATTGCGAGAGAGCTTATCAGAGATGCTAAACCATTTTCCCATAGTGACTGGAAGGTTGGTAAGAGATGAGAGAGAGCATTGGATGGTGAAGTGCAATGATGCTGGGGTTAGAATGGTGGAGGCAAAAGCCAAAGGGAGTGTGGAAGGGTGGCTCAAAAGTGTGGACAGGGAAAAGGAACTCATGCTTGTGTTTTGGGAGGGCATGCTTCACAAGACTTATTATTGGTCCACTTTTTATGTGCAG CTGactgaatttgaagaaggaggaTTAGCAATAGGCCTAAGCTGCACTCATCTCTTGGCAGATCCAACTTGTGCAACCAGGTTCATGAAGGCTTGGGCTGAGATTTCATTGGGCAAAAAAATGATTGTTCCTCCAACATTTCACTCTCTACCATCTAGAAGTCCAGGAAACAAAAGGCCCAACAACAACCCATACATGGAGTTAATAAATCACTATAAATCCTCAATTGAGAAATCCATTTCAGTACTCAAAGAAGAAAGGTACACTACCATTTCACTAGGCTTCTCAGACCACATGGTTCAGGCTTGCATTTCCATGGCTCAAACCACTGGTCCATCTAGCCGAACCCCAACACCATTTGAGGCACTATCATCATTATTTTGGGTCACTTTGAGTAAGATaaagagattgagaaatggTCTTATTGACATGTCTATTTGTTTGGATGTGAGAAAAGCCTTAAGCTTAGATCATGGATTCTTTGGGAATTGCATGTTATACAATAAGGTTCATATAGAAGGAAATTTAGGAGAGAGCAACAAATTTTCACAAGCTGCTAGTGCCATAAGGGATGTTATGGCTAAAATGGACACTGAAGGCATAATGGATCTAATTGAGTGGTTTGAAAATAATGGTGTAAATTCACCTACAATGATGAATGGTCATGATCTAGTCATTGCTAGCTTAGAGGGTGTGGACCCTTATTTAGCTGTGTTTCATCAAGATTGGTTGAAACCCCTTCGCGTTTCTTATTACATAAAGCCAGTTTTGGGAGAAGGACAGGTTTTGATTCTCTCAGCACCACATGAGGAGGGTCCCTTAGGCAGGGTGGCCATGGTGACGCTTAAAGAAGAGGAGGCACTTATGCTTTGTGAAGATGAACTTATTTTACAACTATCTCCCACTATCTTCATGAAGGATTAA
- the LOC130711269 gene encoding protein DMP6-like, whose amino-acid sequence MDIKEEMNGSKNLDEQKLPLLRNAEVPETERNQVQKAISQTFQSTAQLANLLPTGTVLAFQLLSPIFSNAGNCDSVSRLMTASLVAICGAACFLVCFTDSFRDSKGNICHGFATFRGLWVIDGSNTLSPQLAANYRLRFIDFLHAVMSVLVFAAIALFDQNVVNCFFTEPSKETQEILTALPVGIGVLCSMLFVAFPTQRHGIGFSLSTN is encoded by the coding sequence ATGGACATCAAAGAAGAAATGAATGGTTCTAAGAATCTTGATGAACAAAAGCTCCCACTCCTGCGAAACGCGGAGGTGCCAGAAACAGAGAGGAACCAGGTTCAGAAAGCCATCAGCCAGACATTTCAGAGCACGGCGCAGTTGGCAAACCTTTTACCTACTGGCACTGTCCTTGCTTTCCAGCTTCTGTCTCCAATCTTTTCAAATGCAGGCAACTGTGATTCAGTCAGCAGGCTCATGACTGCCTCTCTTGTTGCTATTTGTGGTGCCGCGTGCTTCCTGGTATGCTTTACTGACAGCTTTAGAGACAGCAAGGGGAACATCTGTCATGGGTTTGCCACCTTCAGGGGCTTGTGGGTCATTGACGGATCAAACACACTCTCGCCTCAACTTGCTGCAAACTATCGCCTGCGGTTTATAGATTTCCTGCATGCGGTGATGTCAGTTTTGGTATTTGCAGCAATTGCATTATTTGATCAGAATGTTGTAAATTGCTTTTTCACAGAACCTTCAAAGGAGACACAGGAAATTCTCACAGCATTGCCAGTGGGCATAGGTGTTTTGTGCAGCATGCTGTTCGTTGCATTTCCCACACAGAGACATGGAATTGGCTTCTCACTTTCAACAAATTAA
- the LOC130714466 gene encoding 1-Cys peroxiredoxin, whose translation MPGLTIGDTIPNLDVETTNGKYNLHKFCSDSWTILFSHPGDFTPVCTTELGKMAQYSKEFYQRGVKLLGMSCNDIKSHNEWIKDIEAYTSGAKVDYPIIADPERELIKQLNMVDPDEKDSNGNLPSRALHIVGPDLKIKLSFLYPATTGRNMDEVLRVVESLQKASKFKVATPANWKQGEPVVIQPGVTNEQAKEMFPQGFETKDLPSKKEYLRFTKVN comes from the exons ATGCCAGGCCTCACCATCGGAGACACCATTCCTAACCTTGATGTTGAAACCACCAATGGCAAATACAACCTCCACAAGTTCTGTTCTGATAGCTGGACCATCCTCTTCTCCCATCCAG GTGATTTCACTCCTGTTTGTACCACTGAGCTTGGTAAGATGGCTCAGTATTCCAAGGAGTTTTATCAAAGAGGAGTGAAGCTTTTGGGCATGTCCTGTAATGACATTAAATCCCATAATGAGTGGATCAAAGACATTGAAGCCTACACA TCAGGTGCAAAGGTGGACTATCCAATCATTGCTGATCCAGAAAGAGAACTCATCAAGCAACTCAACATGGTTGACCCTGATGAGAAAGACTCCAATGGTAACTTACCCTCCAGGGCTCTTCACATAGTGGGGCCAGATTTGAAG ATCAAGTTGAGTTTTCTGTATCCTGCAACTACTGGCAGGAACATGGATGAAGTGCTGAGGGTGGTGGAGTCACTGCAGAAGGCCTCAAAATTCAAGGTTGCAACACCAGCAAATTGGAAGCAAGGGGAACCTGTTGTGATTCAACCTGGTGTGACTAATGAGCAAGCTAAGGAGATGTTTCCTCAAGGTTTTGAGACCAAAGATCTTCCATCCAAAAAGGAATACTTGCGTTTCACCAAAGTAAACTAG
- the LOC130710751 gene encoding uncharacterized protein LOC130710751, whose translation MKNALWSAARSCTVPQFDRAMQKLKEMNEEAWKDLCEIPLKQWAKAHFSTHSLCDLQVNNMCEAFNMAILEHRDKPIISLIEGLKHYISSRIVKQRDLMLRYKGNICPMIQEKLEAHKLAAQNWAPHWNGDTLNSKFEVTDGTNKYRVELAKNHCACRRWDLTGIPCCHAIPCMWHNRTHPEEYVDNYYRRDTFLSTYAYIIEPNNGPMLWPVSDLPPLNPPYVRRAPGRPKTQRNKKNDEPRNPYKLARNQTKVKCSRCGKWGHNIRTCGGKTGADREIEKGGTR comes from the exons ATGAAAAATGCACTATGGTCAGCTGCTAGATCATGCACTGTGCCTCAATTTGACAGGGCAATGCAAAAGCTTAAGGAGATGAATGAAGAAGCATGGAAGGATCTATGTGAGATACCTCTTAAGCAGTGGGCAAAAGCACATTTTAGTACTCATTCTTTGTGTGACCTGCAAGTGAACAACATGTGCGAAGCTTTCAACATGGCAATTCTGGAACACAGGGATAAACCCATCATATCACTCATTGAAGGCCTAAAGCACTACATCAGCTCTCGGATTGTGAAGCAGAGGGACTTAATGTTGAGGTATAAGGGAAACATATGCCCCATGATTCAGGAGAAATTGGAGGCTCACAAGTTAGCAGCACAAAACTGGGCACCACATTGGAATGGTGATACCCttaattcaaaatttgaggttACAGATGGGACTAACAAGTATCGTGTGGAGCTGGCCAAAAATCATTGTGCATGTAGGAGATGGGATTTGACAGGTATCCCATGCTGCCATGCTATTCCTTGCATGTGGCATAACCGTACTCACCCTGAAGAATATGTGGACAACTACTATAG GAGAGATACTTTTCTGTCCACTTATGCATATATAATTGAACCAAACAATGGTCCCATGCTCTGGCCTGTCAGTGATCTGCCACCACTAAATCCACCATATGTGAGAAGGGCACCTGGAAGACCTAAGACtcaaagaaacaaaaagaatgatgagCCCAGGAATCCCTACAAGCTTGCAAGGAATCAGACCAAGGTTAAGTGCAGTAGGTGTGGAAAGTGGGGTCACAATATAAGAACTTGTGGAGGGAAAACTGGTGCGGATAGGGAAATAGAGAAAGGGGGAACAAGGTAA
- the LOC130710753 gene encoding uncharacterized protein LOC130710753 — protein sequence MALSLTVDDVASISKEKDVRRVTVKVVRKWMTPSFDRSKRPNSMELVLMDAKGDRIHGTVQRTHVYKFNPLLVEGRVYMLSHFSVGDSPLDFRTTTHAHRIIFGFESVVQSLIDVPITKSPYSFVFVSDIMFNDPDQTLLVDVIGILTGHSGEQEFEKNHQVRKRITIEIEQEGVKVECAFFGSYVQELLSVLSSRDLTGVVVLIQFAKIKPFKGQQSLQNAYGATRILFNPKIPEATAVRDKFFEMNEPGSQILTQLSDSSKPSLDEEFLKLSEMKTFEQIRAMDEKSCCVVLGTIIQIPEGNNWFHLQVKVKQGNDIATLVIFDKEASALLETTCADLVDSSTKNPAGSVSTTPAELLKLLEKTFLFRIEVNNTSSYRFESSYRVNKTCGDLGSRFEPSYRVKKICADPDLIAHFKEALPPPNDLNEEFIAATSGDVVDPNIEKEEVSPCKRSTHSKNEGVGSTNNKKKPIKQIKKEKN from the exons ATGGCTCTTAGTCTAACTGTTGATGATGTTGCTTCCATTTCAAAGGAAAAGGATGTGCGGAGAGTTACTGTGAAGGTGGTGCGGAAGTGGATGACTCCAAGTTTCGATCGCTCAAAACGTCCTAATTCGATGGAGTTGGTTTTAATGGATGCAAAG GGTGATAGAATCCATGGCACAGTGCAAAGGACTCATGTTTATAAGTTTAATCCTTTGTTAGTTGAGGGTCGAGTATACATGCTGTCACATTTCAGTGTTGGTGATAGCCCTCTAGATTTTCGTACAACGACACATGCTCACAGGATAATCTTTGGGTTTGAATCGGTTGTTCAATCCCTAATCGACGTTCCCATCACTAAAAGTCCTTattcatttgtttttgtttctgaTATCATGTTCAATGATCCAGATCAGACACTGTTAGTCG ATGTGATAGGGATCCTTACCGGCCATAGCGGCGAGCAggaatttgaaaaaaatcatcaagTGCGAAAGAGGATTACCATAGAGATTGAACAAGAAGG AGTGAAAGTTGAGTGTGCATTTTTTGGAAGCTACGTCCAAGAGCTACTCTCTGTTTTATCTTCACGCGATCTGACCGGCGTTGTGGTTTTAATCCAGTTTGCAAAAATCAAGCCTTTTAAAG GTCAACAAAGCCTGCAAAATGCATATGGTGCAACACGGATCCTCTTTAATCCTAAGATTCCGGAAGCTACTGCTGTGAGGGACAA GTTTTTCGAGATGAATGAACCTGGATCTCAGATTCTTACTCAACTGTCTGACTCTTCAAAACCTTCCCTTGATGAAGAGTTCTTAAAACTCTCAGAGATGAAAACTTTCGAGCAGATCAGAGCCATGGATGAG AAGTCATGTTGTGTTGTGTTAGGGACCATCATACAAATACCCGAGGGGAATAATTG GTTTCATTTGCAAGTCAAAGTAAAGCAGGGTAATGACATTGCTACATTGGTCATATTTGACAAAGAAGCGAGTGCTCTTCTTGAAACTACTTGTGCTGACTTGGTTGATTCGTCAACAAAG AATCCTGCTGGCTCTGTCTCTACAACTCCTGCTGAATTACTTAAGTTGTTGGAAAAGACCTTTCTCTTTAGGATTGAAGTTAACAACACTTCAAGCTACAGGTTTGAGTCATCATATCGTGTCAACAAAACTTGTGGAGATCTCGGCTCCAGGTTTGAGCCATCATATCGTGTCAAGAAAATATGTGCAGATCCCGACTTAATTGCTCATTTCAAGGAAGCTCTCCCTCCTCCTAAT GATCTTAATGAAGAGTTTATTGCTGCTACGAGTGGCGATGTTGTTGATCCtaacatagaaaaagaagaagtcTCCCCTTGCAAGCGGAGCACTCACTCGAAGAATGAAGGAGTTGGTTCAACTAATAACAAGAAGAAGCCGATCAAGCAGATtaagaaggagaagaattgA
- the LOC130710752 gene encoding uncharacterized protein LOC130710752 — protein sequence MGGESHISGCSSVTTGSSRRRVFCKCGVQAPLVTTWSNENGNIGRRFYGCGKFQEQKMRQCDFFVWYDENEGNPRDKKIIAGLLRRIEGMKKSQVVLMKFCVLGWSFCAVLLIVTVSLMLKLMK from the exons ATGGGTGGAGAAAGCCATATCTCGGGATGTAGCTCTGTGACTACTGGGTCTTCTCGGAGGAGGGTTTTCTGCAAGTGTGGAGTTCAGGCACCGTTGGTCACTACTTGGTCGAACGAAAATGGCAACATTGGAAGGCGCTTCTATGGGTGTGGAAAGTTCCAG GAACAAAAGATGAGGCAATGTGATTTTTTTGTGTGGTATGATGAGAATGAAGGCAACCCACGTGACAAGAAGATAATTGCAGGCCTTCTTCGTAGAATTGAGGGGATGAAGAAGAGCCAAGTTGTGTTGATGAAGTTTTGTGTTCTAGGATGGTCCTTTTGTGCAGTTCTGTTGATTGTAACTGTGTCACTAATGTTGAAACTGATGAAGTAg